The stretch of DNA AGACCATGAAAGATAAACATCTTTGCGGCGGTCATGGTTCGAATTTTTGTGCTGTGAATGGGTCTGTCTTTCGTAGGTAAATGTAAATCTCTGAACCGTTCAATGAGAGTGGCAATAAAGGGTACAACCACCACCTGGCCCTGATTCTACTGAAAGGGCTGGCCTGATTGTACTGAAAAAGGGTAGGTTTCAACTAGTGTTAGTAGCGTTTTAAGAATTTCACCCCCTTTTTTTTCCATAGAAAACTAAGCTGTCACTTGCGTCTGCTTTTGCATTATTATAGTATCTTGTTGTTTGATCGGATCAGCCCTGACCCATCTGATGAACATTCATACATCATATCGTTGACCTGGAAAAGAGACATCGTGGTGCCAACTCACGCTTTGCAATAAAAACTACTCACAAcacaatgattttttttttcttcaaagAGGTGAGAAAGAATATATTCCATGTCAAACCCATGCGTCCATTGATGATTGGCGACTAGGCTACACCCAAATGCATCTTTTGACCTGCGCTTACATGCAGAGTGCATGAACCTTTGGGGATGGCCAATTTATTTGGAACCTCGGTTCATTTGTCAGTGAGGCGCAGCAGCTCACCTGTCGCACTCACTAGAAAACATTTGCTCACCAATAATTTGACGGTTCTTTGGCGCTCTTAAATTCGTGATGAAGCTTTGCTTGCTTGTGGTGGATCGGCGCCGGAAAAGCAGAGTAGCCTTGACAGCGAGAGGTCAGCTTTGGCATAAATCTTTTCACTGATGGAGACACCGAGCCCAATGGTTCAACGATTTCGTTAGGCTCAGGGACCATTTGTTCATTTGTGTGGATGCACTCAGTGACCTTGTCCCAGTTCAGCTACAGTGCATTCCAAAATCACACCCCTCATTCAGTCACACATTTGATTACAAATTCCTTTAGAATCCAAGGAAACGATAGGGAAACTCTCAAATTGTAAATTTCTTGAGAGAACATCACCAGGATACGCATCTAGTATCAGAGAACAGGACATAATTAACATAATGATAATGTAGCCAGGATTACAAGTCCAGCAAACTCACTTCACAGGTAAAGATGTGCAGGAGCAAACATCCTTTCTTTCTTTACAAAATGGAAGCTCCCCAAAAGCCTGGAAGAAGTGAACAAAACAAACACACACACGCAGACCAAAAGACAGTTAAGCTATACTAGTCAGTTCATCTTAGTTGGACTTTGGACAGCAAACGAGCAAACTAGAAACGAAGCCAAATCTTCGATCTGGTCCACTTCACAATTCGCTCTGAAAAGCGCAGCTCTCTATATGTTATAAACTACGCAGCCACTGCCCTAGTCACAGCAGCAACCAAGGTCAGCTATATAACGGCAACGGCCTGGGTTATGGCGACCTCCATGGCAGGAGGATAGGTTACAGCGAATTCAGTGGCAGGTGGGGGTGATGGTGGCTCAGGCCAACAGAACTCAAAAGGGGCTTCGAATGGGGACAGTGGAGCAGGCACGCTGATCTCGGCAGGGCAAGATTCCGTGTAATGGAACTCGATCTGGAGGCGGTGGTGCAGGGGAGTTGATGCCATGAGACCTTTCTTGATgtcagcctgcagctcccggATTGGGATAGCGGCCAAGAAGCTCTTGATGTACTCCTTGCATGCATCCTTACCCTTCAACACAAGCTCACACTCTTCAGTGTCCGTTCCACTGTCCTGCTCAGCTGAGCAGATCTCTGAGGAATCCTTGTTGTGGCGTCCATCGGTATCAGGATTTGATTCCTTCTTTTCAGCAGGCACTTTGTGAATGGTGGTGGTGTCATCAAACTTCAATATGTATGCCTGATTGCAACCTTCAGACAGCCTCTCACCAAGTGTATCAATGATGTAATAAGCATCAACATCAACCTTGAGGACAAAAAAGTGGTCATTCCAACTGACAATGTATATGGTAGGTTTTCCAGAGGAGCACTCTGCTGCTCGGCTTATCTCATCCCAGATGTTATCGAATGACATTGCGCCATCAAGGAAGTCAAATCCAGATACATCCTCAGTACCTTCAGGATGGAAGAACCCAATGAACGACTTGCTGGGTGCAACTGTGAGTGGGCGGATCTTTGCATGAAGGACGGTTTCAAGATCAAAGTGCTTATCAGGAAAGCGTTCTCTGTAGGTCTCATTCTCACAAAGTTTCCTCCATTCTAAAGAGCCTTCTCGGATCAGGTTGTCAAACTGTGACCTGATTGGCATCAGGTCTTGGTTTGCTTGGAACCAGTCTGCAACAACAGCCACCAGTGCTGTGCAAGCACTCTCCCCTGCAGCCCGTTCACTTCTCTGGTCTATTGATGCAAAGAACACCTGTGTAGAAAGCTTCAGGTGGCCATCTCGGCTAAATACTTCCTTCGACTCCCAGTTCCCCACAACAAAATCATCATCACCAAATACCGACACCATACTATTACCAGAGCCATTTGATCCCTGCAAATGGAGAAGATAGTATGCTGTCAATTAACCTCCAACATAATGCTAgtacaacaaaaaaaataaaaaaaataaaaaaaatcttgagatataaagaaaatatGTACCTCTGAAACAGATCCATCAGAAGGGGTCAACAGCCGCCGATCATAGTCAATATCATCACCACCCTCTTCTCCATATGGCTTCAAAAGAGGCTCCCCTTTAGCCTTTGGTAATTTTGTCTTTCTCCATCGAGCTGGAAGTAGGCTCCTCTTCCGCCGCAATGGGATGGAAGCATGCTCCTCAGCTGTGGAGGATGGCACTTGCTCAACATGATAACTGACATCAGAATTTCGGTGGCTGTAATGTACCCAACCCTCGTCATCTCCATCAATCCTAGGTGCATAAAGTAGGGCACCGACATTCATAGTCTGCAGTGAGCCATAGCTGAAGGACTTCCTGACTGCTGAACCCCCAAACTCATCATCCTGCTCTCTATCATCCAGGTCATCATCAAGAGAGTCAGTATCACAAGAAAATTCTGCACCATCACTGTGAACATAATACTTCTCCTCACTGCCGTCATAATCTTGGTTAGTCTTTTTGAACCTCCGTGTAGATACTAGATCTCTTAGGATTTTCAGATTTCTCAGCCCCACCTTAATGACAGAAACCTCATCTTTTCCAGAAGGAACAGAGTCACCAGAGGAAGGTGACAATGGGGCAATAACAGAACGCTGTGAAGCACCAGGCGATTGTTGAGATATCCTTAGTTCCACCAGGCTTAAAGTAAGCTGGAAAGAAAAATAACACTAAATGTCACACAATGTTTAACTATCTGACGAGAATCACAAACCAAAATAAATCTTGGTAACCCAATACATGAAGCCATATATTTGACAAGAGGCATACATGGAGTGATGGGGCCAGGTCCATTGCACTACTAGGCACAGACAATGGTAGGATTATCTCGATTTCCTCTTCAGCGGCAGATGCATAATCTGCTAGGTTCAGTGAAGCAGTCCCCAGAACAAGTTTGCTCTTTGACATTTTATTTGATTCCTGGAGCAACAGAAAAATAAAAGTCAAGGGGGCTGAAATAAACTGCATAAGGTTCCATCATACCGACAAAGGAAAGATTGCATCCGTTACTAGTTCTGCATGTTTATAAGGACAGTAGAAtctggaaaaaaaaaataaccaTCACAAAGTGCACCAGACCACTAGAGGGAATTAATGACCTCAGTTTTAGCTTCTCTGATTCTTTTGTGTGATCAATTCACGCGATGCACTCAAAGCATACCCAAGGAAATGGCACTGCAAAATGGCAGTCCCCCCAAGTGGAAACAAGTCAAaacaaaaaaagacaaaacggtATCCTTGTAACCATAAAAAAGTTTGCGTGTTTGTGCTTGTCTCGGGGGCCCAAGGCAACAATGCAAGACAAGGACAACAAACGGAAACAATTCATAACGGCCAATTTCTCCTGAGTTTACGGGGCAACAAGAGGGTAAATTATGCCGCTTGCTGATTTGCCATTTCTTCTTACAAAAAGATAACGTGGAACATGAACTAGTCAAGGCAGGATAGCTATTGAATTACTTGTCAATTTAACTGTTTGACAGCTAGACTATTTCTTTATCCAATATCTCAGGTTGCAAAACCAACATAACTTACGTAACAAAAATATTT from Sorghum bicolor cultivar BTx623 chromosome 8, Sorghum_bicolor_NCBIv3, whole genome shotgun sequence encodes:
- the LOC8084467 gene encoding uncharacterized protein LOC8084467, whose protein sequence is MVARMMRWPRPPPARNFRVRLVVRRAEGLPPPPSPLSPEGSPEAEAKVFVEVSWKGPKMSPLTSLRRSQRPPRNQTRKEALPAVATADLEDGAAAAPAPAAVSAVAWEEEFERDAALTATSHRDPAVFHPWDVAFSVVSESNKMSKSKLVLGTASLNLADYASAAEEEIEIILPLSVPSSAMDLAPSLHLTLSLVELRISQQSPGASQRSVIAPLSPSSGDSVPSGKDEVSVIKVGLRNLKILRDLVSTRRFKKTNQDYDGSEEKYYVHSDGAEFSCDTDSLDDDLDDREQDDEFGGSAVRKSFSYGSLQTMNVGALLYAPRIDGDDEGWVHYSHRNSDVSYHVEQVPSSTAEEHASIPLRRKRSLLPARWRKTKLPKAKGEPLLKPYGEEGGDDIDYDRRLLTPSDGSVSEGSNGSGNSMVSVFGDDDFVVGNWESKEVFSRDGHLKLSTQVFFASIDQRSERAAGESACTALVAVVADWFQANQDLMPIRSQFDNLIREGSLEWRKLCENETYRERFPDKHFDLETVLHAKIRPLTVAPSKSFIGFFHPEGTEDVSGFDFLDGAMSFDNIWDEISRAAECSSGKPTIYIVSWNDHFFVLKVDVDAYYIIDTLGERLSEGCNQAYILKFDDTTTIHKVPAEKKESNPDTDGRHNKDSSEICSAEQDSGTDTEECELVLKGKDACKEYIKSFLAAIPIRELQADIKKGLMASTPLHHRLQIEFHYTESCPAEISVPAPLSPFEAPFEFCWPEPPSPPPATEFAVTYPPAMEVAITQAVAVI